A window from Candidatus Krumholzibacteriota bacterium encodes these proteins:
- a CDS encoding SAM-dependent chlorinase/fluorinase, producing MPENKRIEKRIIAVLTDFGTGSWYPGVMKGVILGINPEAVVIDLCHDISHGDISEGGFVLGASFNYFPPGTVFLCVVDPGVGGDRKNIIVQTEDYLFVAPDNGLITRVCERSRIEGIFSVKQGRVAEKRRGATFLGRDLFAPLAAHLSLGVNPDEIGESIPSILTIPREEPFINKNNEISGRVVHVDTFGNIITNISADYLRELFGGTIPRKECVIKAAGRETKGLKRYYAEGETGELIALENSWGYIEIAVNGGSAYEYLGYEDKESIEVYLFSLRLPDKGVK from the coding sequence ATGCCTGAAAATAAAAGAATAGAGAAGAGGATAATAGCCGTACTTACAGATTTCGGAACAGGAAGCTGGTATCCGGGTGTGATGAAAGGCGTGATTCTCGGCATCAACCCCGAAGCTGTAGTTATCGACCTCTGCCACGATATATCCCATGGAGATATTTCCGAGGGTGGTTTCGTTCTAGGGGCAAGTTTCAATTATTTTCCCCCCGGCACTGTTTTTTTATGTGTTGTTGATCCGGGGGTTGGAGGAGATAGAAAGAATATTATAGTTCAGACAGAAGATTACCTGTTTGTCGCTCCTGATAACGGTCTTATTACCCGGGTTTGTGAAAGGAGCCGTATTGAGGGCATATTTTCGGTTAAACAGGGGAGGGTCGCGGAGAAGAGGCGCGGAGCTACTTTTCTCGGGAGAGATCTCTTCGCCCCTCTTGCAGCTCATCTTTCTCTTGGCGTCAATCCGGACGAAATTGGGGAATCTATTCCTTCAATTCTGACCATTCCCCGGGAGGAACCGTTCATAAATAAAAATAATGAAATATCAGGCAGAGTAGTTCACGTAGATACATTCGGGAATATTATTACGAATATAAGCGCAGATTACTTAAGAGAACTGTTCGGGGGGACTATTCCCCGGAAAGAATGTGTAATAAAGGCCGCGGGGAGAGAAACTAAAGGTCTGAAAAGATATTATGCAGAAGGGGAAACAGGAGAATTAATAGCGCTTGAGAACAGCTGGGGGTATATTGAAATTGCCGTAAACGGAGGAAGCGCTTATGAGTATCTTGGATATGAAGACAAGGAATCTATTGAAGTTTATCTCTTTTCTCTCAGATTACCGGATAAGGGTGTAAAATAA
- a CDS encoding DUF4097 family beta strand repeat-containing protein, which translates to MRIYRTLFIFIFLVSVFVSSAPAYILRKDVRRSFEAGSSMKLRLKNRAGSVYLKGYKGDSLEINAAVKVRAPSKSKAIEIFREIVFDMSKKNKEISVETDLPRLRLSGLFSYRLGVRTSILIDYRILIPSGVNIEIFTSAGDIAAETLKDTFLLKTDVGDIDIRNSLCENGKAEVSRGEIRCELSAPEWKGKLDLRVGSGEIYLFLNEEISAVLTARSDKGRVELDIGDTVKPDIEEYDRAVVKFGSGQGRINLSNIRGKIIVESVK; encoded by the coding sequence ATGAGAATTTATAGAACCCTGTTTATTTTCATTTTTCTTGTATCTGTTTTTGTCTCTTCGGCGCCGGCCTATATACTCAGAAAGGATGTTAGGAGAAGCTTCGAAGCCGGCAGCTCCATGAAGTTAAGACTGAAAAACAGGGCGGGGTCAGTTTATCTTAAAGGTTATAAGGGGGATTCATTAGAAATTAACGCGGCTGTTAAGGTGAGAGCGCCTTCAAAATCGAAGGCAATAGAGATTTTCCGTGAAATTGTGTTCGATATGTCGAAGAAGAATAAAGAAATATCTGTAGAAACTGATCTTCCGAGGTTGCGCCTGAGCGGGTTGTTCAGCTATAGGCTGGGAGTGAGAACCAGCATCCTGATAGATTATAGAATTTTAATTCCCTCAGGTGTTAATATTGAAATTTTTACATCGGCAGGTGATATCGCCGCGGAGACTCTTAAAGACACATTTCTGCTTAAAACAGACGTCGGTGACATTGACATCAGAAACTCTCTCTGTGAAAACGGAAAAGCTGAAGTCTCAAGGGGCGAGATCCGGTGTGAGCTGTCTGCTCCCGAGTGGAAAGGTAAGCTGGATCTCCGGGTTGGGTCAGGGGAAATATATCTTTTTCTTAATGAAGAGATAAGCGCGGTATTAACAGCCCGGTCGGATAAGGGCCGTGTCGAGCTCGACATCGGCGATACTGTAAAACCGGATATAGAAGAGTACGACCGCGCGGTAGTGAAATTCGGAAGCGGCCAGGGGAGAATTAATCTCTCAAACATAAGAGGAAAAATCATTGTGGAATCTGTTAAATAA
- a CDS encoding MBL fold metallo-hydrolase yields the protein MKLGDFFLKPVTAGTLLLDGGAMFGVVPRALWSKTNPADDNNRIDMNMRILYIEGKGRKIVIDSGAGTKLGEKMVRNYGVRCKDLKYVFESEGLDVESVTDVISTHLHFDHAGGLTRYNDDGELVLTFPNACHYIQKKQWEAAFHPNEKDRASFFEENYLPVEKEGKLSLVEGEKEIISGVKLIPTEGHTPGHQIILVESSDGNLLYCGDLIPLASHINLPYIMAYDHFPLTTLSEKKEILARAADEGWILFFEHDPVIAACKVKRNDRGSFEISRQVDME from the coding sequence ATGAAACTCGGTGATTTTTTTCTCAAGCCCGTAACCGCCGGGACGCTGCTGCTTGACGGCGGCGCCATGTTTGGAGTTGTTCCCAGGGCTCTCTGGAGCAAGACTAATCCGGCGGATGATAATAACAGAATAGATATGAATATGAGGATACTCTACATTGAGGGGAAGGGCCGGAAGATAGTAATCGACAGCGGCGCGGGAACAAAACTGGGCGAGAAGATGGTTAGAAACTACGGCGTAAGGTGTAAGGATCTAAAGTATGTTTTTGAATCCGAGGGATTGGATGTTGAATCTGTCACCGATGTTATATCCACTCATCTCCACTTTGATCACGCCGGGGGATTAACAAGATATAACGACGATGGAGAGCTTGTGCTCACATTTCCCAACGCGTGTCACTATATTCAGAAAAAGCAGTGGGAAGCGGCATTTCACCCGAATGAAAAGGACAGGGCGAGTTTTTTTGAGGAAAACTATCTGCCCGTTGAGAAAGAGGGTAAACTTTCTCTTGTTGAAGGAGAAAAAGAGATAATTTCCGGCGTCAAACTCATACCGACAGAGGGGCATACACCCGGGCATCAGATAATACTAGTCGAGAGTTCTGATGGGAATCTGCTTTACTGCGGTGATCTTATTCCCCTCGCCTCTCACATCAACCTTCCCTATATTATGGCTTATGATCATTTTCCGCTTACTACTTTAAGTGAGAAGAAGGAAATCCTAGCCAGAGCGGCGGACGAGGGGTGGATCCTTTTCTTCGAGCATGACCCTGTTATAGCGGCGTGTAAAGTAAAAAGAAATGACAGGGGAAGTTTTGAAATCTCACGGCAGGTTGATATGGAGTAA
- a CDS encoding GspH/FimT family pseudopilin, with amino-acid sequence MKINQRSYFCGRGGFTLVELMIVISVMGLIAIMALPNINGFLQSWKLNGETQEFISTLRCARSAAVKNNTSVVFSFDLSNNTYFYFEDDDGDGGRDTDEYMSGTKEMAPGIRIAAHTLSGNTLTFESKGETGNSGTITIKNDRNSVKNIRVMGGSGNIEID; translated from the coding sequence ATGAAAATAAATCAGCGTTCATATTTTTGCGGAAGAGGCGGTTTTACTCTTGTAGAACTGATGATAGTCATATCTGTTATGGGGCTTATCGCGATCATGGCACTTCCTAACATTAATGGATTCCTGCAGTCATGGAAGCTCAACGGAGAGACACAGGAGTTTATAAGCACACTCAGATGCGCACGTTCCGCGGCGGTCAAGAATAATACAAGCGTGGTATTTTCATTCGATTTGAGTAACAACACATACTTCTACTTCGAAGACGATGACGGGGATGGAGGTAGAGACACGGACGAGTACATGAGCGGAACAAAGGAAATGGCGCCGGGAATAAGAATCGCGGCACACACCCTGTCCGGAAATACTCTTACATTTGAAAGTAAGGGAGAAACAGGAAACAGCGGTACTATCACTATAAAGAATGATCGAAACAGCGTAAAGAATATTCGAGTTATGGGGGGCAGCGGAAATATTGAAATTGATTGA
- a CDS encoding pilus assembly PilX N-terminal domain-containing protein, with product MKIKINRSSNDDRGYILVVTLLVLFAVSVIGATLAGVSSMDTKISGNQRVNTQSLFVAEAGLSEAIHRLSLSDPTNVTVGGWTGNAAIGDAHPYDPNWETRLYLTTPAGAPAGGGSVVTTGTIQDPSNPYLKYSEASGTDGVLTIEHKWEDRNGDGVRDANEIVRYDPVKVPPENFDSGFPVEVITVTGKRDGAEREIQAEVTKRTIMVRTLGSLYCDKAVRLTGNCAFCGYNHDLNTPVGTQPNACYSWHLSSGNLPGVTTSGDDVKVKGSADVSGDPSPIDDSSSNPFYSLAEVLGMSNGEVNELLSKADNTSITDPLTGITYIDGDANVTSNLVGSGLLYVNGDLQGAGSFTFRGLIYVEGDLHLTGTPWILGSVVVRGTSDWNFSAGNAAVLYSKDAISNALSGAMPCMVLSWREL from the coding sequence ATGAAGATAAAAATCAACAGAAGCAGTAATGATGACAGAGGTTATATTCTCGTAGTAACACTTTTAGTCTTATTTGCCGTATCTGTAATAGGGGCTACACTGGCGGGTGTTTCATCCATGGATACTAAAATATCCGGAAACCAGAGAGTTAACACACAATCATTGTTTGTGGCTGAGGCGGGTCTTAGTGAAGCGATTCACAGGCTTTCTCTTTCAGATCCAACGAATGTTACGGTTGGAGGTTGGACAGGGAACGCCGCCATTGGTGACGCGCATCCGTATGATCCCAACTGGGAGACTCGTTTATACCTTACTACGCCGGCTGGGGCTCCGGCGGGGGGCGGAAGCGTTGTAACTACGGGGACTATTCAGGATCCCAGCAACCCCTATCTGAAATACAGTGAGGCAAGCGGAACTGACGGAGTACTCACGATCGAGCACAAATGGGAGGACAGGAACGGTGACGGAGTAAGAGATGCCAACGAGATTGTAAGGTATGACCCGGTCAAGGTTCCCCCGGAGAATTTTGATTCAGGTTTTCCGGTGGAAGTAATTACAGTAACCGGAAAAAGAGACGGCGCGGAGAGAGAAATTCAGGCTGAAGTTACCAAGAGAACCATTATGGTACGTACTCTTGGGTCTCTTTACTGTGATAAGGCGGTAAGACTGACTGGAAATTGCGCCTTCTGCGGATACAATCACGATCTGAACACACCCGTGGGAACCCAACCTAATGCCTGCTACTCCTGGCATCTAAGCAGCGGCAATCTCCCCGGTGTTACAACTTCGGGTGACGATGTCAAGGTAAAGGGCTCCGCGGATGTGAGTGGTGATCCCTCTCCAATAGACGATTCCTCGAGCAACCCTTTTTATTCTCTGGCGGAGGTTCTTGGAATGAGCAACGGTGAAGTCAATGAGCTTCTTTCAAAAGCCGACAACACGTCTATCACTGATCCCCTTACAGGGATAACTTATATAGACGGCGATGCTAATGTTACCAGCAATCTTGTGGGTTCCGGCCTTTTGTATGTAAACGGAGATCTGCAGGGAGCCGGCTCGTTTACCTTCAGGGGGCTCATATACGTGGAAGGAGATCTGCACCTTACCGGCACGCCCTGGATACTTGGAAGCGTTGTGGTCAGGGGTACATCCGACTGGAACTTCAGCGCCGGTAACGCGGCTGTTCTATACAGCAAAGATGCGATATCAAATGCCCTGAGCGGCGCGATGCCCTGTATGGTGCTTTCCTGGCGTGAGCTATAG
- a CDS encoding SdrD B-like domain-containing protein encodes MTTFRELNVQRGFTLVELVISILVTGIILIAVTGIFALFIKSSGRTSEYASAQQNSRIALDCITEHLRQAGSDLDYFRGQQPIIHAGPYQIVFNADIDNGEVKGGKAPLESIDISGTPHTVPYSGSILYAPSESYDSDAETVVFTLDSDGDGDITSSDRGDDPEEDGENENLFVLKMNRYGSDGSSSNVMQESKIAIIRGPNLSPTWKIPQPLFQYYYDHDEDPATDDLLWGDTNNSGELETSEITSISPVSQNVVDNIRRVKVTAISESNTYDKQYETNGGFLNVTMKSEVHVRNSSMASSLVRGSVFHDADGDGVQDPGETGIPSVEIQLTGQGRKVLSDGYGKYFFPLSAGNYSIQEIDPPDYSSTTPNLVTVNLTAGQTKIINFGDLANDPIGVIKGTVFEDFDKNGVQQLTEPGIEGVLISLDDGSKANTDVNGNYSFTAKMGSYTVVETDKTGYSSTTPNSATASIAAQDDTVVVNFGDFAGPVTGTLEGTVFLDTNEDGILDVGEEGLANVTIRVSNGDSTVTNTSGYYKFSLEPNTYSVTETDPVGYLSTTVNVYADIEIKADTVVVRNFGDVLEERQDFVEIHISNTERVLSVCTADLNEDSKNDQDIILGTALTTGIGNMLVFLNRWENTTTPVGELFHTDPDYKRDAGYNINTMDDWDINADGVHDIITGLDRSTGNNIQLWHTGSGGILGVTPDAQYISSGTNEVMDSKMADFNKDGNIDILVGLKSPIGTSGGFEVLQGWGSGVFTSGQYVTTAGSSGGINLAPIWAVEAADVDGDGDEDVIVGSHKTDYAGYIDIYLNDGYASGTFSWYARYQPFGAVNDIIMNDMHEDDLGDEDIIAGVSSGDSYGRVMLWNNEAGIFGIPDTLGLTFEPETTPRLPSDYVDAGGEVLSMAVIRVNNDVYPDVTYGTRSSSSYTGNIYVLPAYGTLPESGIQINKTEAGEIISIDTGDFNKDSRPDIVVGTRSSATQGKLVAFFGSDL; translated from the coding sequence ATGACTACTTTCAGAGAATTGAATGTCCAGAGAGGTTTCACGCTGGTAGAATTGGTTATAAGTATTCTCGTTACGGGAATTATACTTATTGCCGTTACGGGTATATTCGCTCTTTTCATTAAGTCCTCGGGCCGCACTTCCGAATACGCGTCCGCTCAGCAGAATTCAAGGATAGCTCTTGACTGCATAACCGAACATCTGAGGCAGGCAGGGTCGGACCTGGATTATTTCAGAGGACAGCAGCCGATAATACACGCCGGTCCGTATCAGATTGTTTTTAACGCTGATATTGACAATGGTGAGGTCAAGGGCGGAAAAGCTCCCCTGGAATCGATAGACATATCGGGCACTCCTCACACTGTGCCTTATTCGGGAAGCATTCTTTATGCCCCCTCTGAAAGTTACGACTCTGACGCTGAAACAGTGGTTTTTACACTTGATTCAGATGGGGACGGGGATATTACATCATCCGATCGGGGTGATGACCCGGAAGAAGACGGAGAGAATGAAAATCTGTTTGTATTGAAAATGAACAGATACGGATCGGACGGATCTTCCAGTAATGTAATGCAGGAATCAAAAATTGCCATTATAAGGGGGCCTAATTTATCTCCCACCTGGAAAATTCCGCAGCCTCTTTTTCAGTACTATTATGATCACGATGAAGATCCGGCCACCGACGATCTGTTATGGGGAGACACTAACAACAGCGGAGAACTGGAAACTTCAGAAATTACATCGATATCACCGGTTTCCCAGAACGTTGTGGATAACATAAGAAGAGTCAAAGTTACAGCGATAAGTGAATCAAATACATACGATAAGCAGTATGAAACCAACGGCGGTTTTCTCAATGTTACGATGAAATCGGAAGTTCACGTCAGAAATTCTTCTATGGCAAGCTCTTTGGTGAGGGGATCGGTATTTCACGATGCTGACGGGGACGGTGTTCAGGACCCTGGAGAAACAGGAATTCCATCGGTAGAAATACAGCTGACAGGACAGGGACGCAAAGTTCTTTCTGACGGTTACGGAAAATATTTCTTTCCTCTTTCCGCGGGTAACTACTCTATTCAGGAGATTGATCCCCCGGATTACAGTTCAACTACTCCGAACCTTGTAACTGTGAACCTGACGGCGGGACAGACAAAAATAATTAATTTTGGAGATCTTGCAAACGATCCTATTGGAGTGATAAAGGGCACTGTATTCGAAGATTTTGATAAGAATGGAGTTCAGCAACTAACGGAGCCCGGAATTGAAGGAGTGCTGATATCACTCGATGACGGATCAAAGGCCAATACCGACGTAAACGGTAATTATTCGTTTACAGCTAAAATGGGAAGCTACACAGTGGTTGAAACTGATAAGACAGGGTATTCATCTACGACTCCAAACTCAGCTACAGCCTCTATAGCGGCTCAAGACGATACTGTTGTAGTGAATTTCGGCGATTTTGCCGGGCCGGTTACCGGAACGCTTGAAGGTACCGTATTTCTTGATACAAATGAAGATGGAATACTCGATGTTGGTGAAGAAGGGTTGGCAAACGTCACTATCAGGGTATCCAACGGAGATAGCACCGTTACTAATACAAGCGGTTATTACAAATTCAGTCTTGAACCCAATACATACTCAGTTACCGAGACTGACCCTGTCGGTTATTTGTCTACTACCGTGAATGTTTACGCGGATATTGAAATTAAAGCGGACACAGTGGTGGTCCGTAATTTCGGCGACGTACTTGAGGAAAGACAGGATTTCGTTGAAATTCACATTTCAAATACTGAGCGTGTACTTTCAGTATGCACCGCGGATTTAAATGAAGACAGCAAGAATGATCAGGATATAATCCTCGGTACGGCCTTGACAACGGGGATAGGCAACATGCTTGTTTTTCTTAATAGATGGGAAAACACAACTACTCCGGTGGGTGAACTTTTTCACACCGACCCGGATTACAAAAGAGACGCCGGATATAATATCAACACAATGGACGATTGGGATATAAATGCCGACGGTGTTCACGATATAATAACAGGTCTTGACAGAAGTACGGGCAATAACATTCAACTCTGGCACACCGGGAGCGGCGGAATTCTGGGGGTTACTCCCGATGCTCAATATATCTCCAGCGGGACTAACGAGGTTATGGACAGTAAAATGGCGGATTTCAATAAGGACGGAAATATCGACATACTCGTAGGGTTGAAATCTCCAATCGGTACATCCGGGGGTTTTGAAGTTCTTCAAGGATGGGGAAGTGGTGTTTTTACGTCAGGGCAGTACGTTACAACTGCCGGATCCTCGGGCGGCATCAATCTCGCGCCGATCTGGGCTGTCGAAGCCGCCGATGTCGACGGTGACGGAGACGAAGATGTGATCGTTGGATCTCACAAAACCGATTACGCCGGCTATATTGATATATATTTAAACGATGGTTACGCGTCAGGTACATTCAGCTGGTATGCCAGATACCAGCCTTTCGGAGCTGTTAACGATATTATTATGAACGATATGCATGAAGATGACCTGGGAGACGAAGATATAATAGCGGGAGTATCTTCCGGTGATAGTTACGGGAGGGTAATGTTATGGAATAACGAAGCCGGTATTTTCGGTATTCCGGACACTCTGGGACTCACTTTTGAACCGGAGACGACTCCCCGGCTTCCGAGTGACTACGTCGACGCTGGAGGAGAAGTTCTGAGCATGGCAGTTATAAGAGTGAACAATGATGTTTATCCGGATGTAACTTATGGTACGAGAAGTTCATCGAGTTATACGGGAAATATTTACGTACTCCCGGCTTATGGAACACTTCCCGAAAGCGGGATACAGATCAACAAGACGGAAGCGGGCGAAATTATTTCGATTGACACGGGAGATTTCAACAAGGACAGCAGGCCGGATATTGTAGTGGGAACGCGTTCTTCAGCTACTCAGGGTAAACTTGTGGCGTTCTTCGGAAGTGATTTGTAA
- a CDS encoding sigma-70 family RNA polymerase sigma factor has product MDDTELMFMTAEGDKRAFRELVERYQSPMYNFFFRSTASREDAEDLTQKLFLNLYKSSGKYRKRSSFKTYIYKIASNLAISFARKKKNRTVIPFDQEEEFGKLSDELPHGRDQFLDIQASELEESLKAALVKLPPDLSAAIDLRVKKGFSYREIAEIMGKSISAVESMIFRARKILLVELKEFLDQRGS; this is encoded by the coding sequence GTGGATGATACTGAACTGATGTTTATGACAGCCGAAGGTGACAAGCGCGCTTTTCGTGAGCTTGTAGAGCGTTATCAAAGCCCCATGTATAATTTCTTTTTCCGCTCTACGGCCAGTCGGGAAGACGCTGAGGACCTGACTCAGAAACTCTTTCTGAATCTGTATAAGAGTTCGGGAAAATACAGGAAAAGATCTTCTTTTAAAACATATATTTATAAAATTGCCTCAAATCTGGCAATCAGTTTCGCCAGGAAAAAGAAGAATAGAACCGTAATACCCTTCGATCAAGAGGAGGAGTTCGGAAAACTTTCCGATGAACTACCACACGGGAGAGACCAGTTTCTGGATATTCAGGCCTCCGAGCTCGAAGAGAGTCTGAAAGCAGCCCTTGTAAAATTACCTCCTGACCTTTCAGCGGCTATTGACCTTAGAGTCAAAAAAGGTTTCTCATACAGAGAGATAGCGGAAATAATGGGAAAAAGTATTTCAGCAGTTGAATCGATGATCTTTCGCGCGAGAAAGATTCTCCTGGTTGAACTCAAGGAGTTTCTCGATCAAAGAGGCAGTTAA
- a CDS encoding periplasmic heavy metal sensor, giving the protein MRTFKLFMIVLVLTAFVVSPLMADESKNCYRRADRDRSCLMAGLDSEHASALHKLKLENERELVDLKAEIKKIKLDMKAEMINETPEAEKLEKLAGKMASAKGELHKKRIRFLFEAKKVLPEKEWKLFLRKHIRHGMGNNQMCGKREGAFSRGHRGSSMHKKRGECPEAERRGRRS; this is encoded by the coding sequence ATGAGGACTTTTAAATTGTTTATGATCGTTCTTGTATTAACGGCATTTGTTGTTTCACCCCTTATGGCTGATGAATCTAAAAACTGCTATAGGAGAGCGGATCGGGATAGATCATGTTTAATGGCCGGGCTGGACAGCGAGCATGCCTCGGCGCTTCATAAATTAAAGTTGGAGAATGAACGCGAATTGGTTGATCTTAAAGCTGAGATCAAGAAAATAAAACTCGACATGAAAGCTGAAATGATAAATGAAACCCCTGAAGCGGAAAAACTGGAAAAACTGGCGGGGAAGATGGCGTCGGCTAAGGGTGAACTTCACAAGAAAAGAATAAGATTCCTGTTCGAAGCGAAGAAAGTTCTGCCTGAAAAAGAATGGAAACTCTTTCTCAGAAAGCATATAAGACACGGAATGGGTAATAATCAAATGTGTGGCAAAAGAGAAGGAGCATTCAGCAGAGGTCATAGAGGATCTTCTATGCATAAAAAAAGAGGTGAATGCCCGGAAGCTGAAAGGAGAGGACGCAGGTCCTAG
- a CDS encoding YfcE family phosphodiesterase has product MKIAVMSDTHDNTANIDKAVTEINSSGAEKLLHCGDLCSPFVIKSLSQFNGSVDIVFGNNEGDRFTISRTAAEFPNITLHGDIAFLKIGSIDIAVTHRPEFARGLASTGEYAAVFFGHTHRRENSRINDTWLINPGEILGLEENPSWLSFNTDDCGFKYHDI; this is encoded by the coding sequence ATGAAAATAGCCGTGATGAGCGACACTCACGATAATACAGCAAACATTGATAAGGCCGTAACCGAAATAAACAGCTCAGGGGCGGAAAAACTTCTGCACTGCGGCGATCTCTGCTCGCCATTTGTGATTAAATCTCTCTCTCAGTTCAACGGCTCAGTTGATATTGTATTCGGGAATAATGAGGGAGACCGTTTTACAATAAGCAGAACGGCAGCGGAGTTTCCCAATATTACTCTGCATGGAGATATTGCTTTTCTGAAAATCGGCAGTATAGATATCGCGGTCACACACAGGCCTGAATTCGCGAGGGGACTGGCATCTACGGGTGAATACGCCGCAGTTTTCTTCGGTCATACACACAGACGCGAGAATTCAAGGATAAACGACACGTGGCTGATCAACCCGGGTGAGATTCTAGGTTTGGAGGAAAATCCCTCCTGGCTGTCATTCAACACAGATGATTGCGGCTTCAAATATCATGATATTTAG
- a CDS encoding zf-HC2 domain-containing protein produces the protein MECKECHKLISREIDGEISEDDSKKLKMHLNQCQECSRLRASLASISEFHKGIEEVEPPSTLLEGIMSGIREEDHLFQLGLWAKLAVSAAAVFVMLAGAGVGNFLAERSVPRVDPLEDDIFRVEYLANYPPGSTGQLIAALTEGGEYEQE, from the coding sequence GTGGAATGTAAAGAGTGTCATAAGCTGATTTCAAGAGAGATAGACGGCGAGATTTCTGAAGATGACAGTAAGAAACTCAAAATGCACCTTAATCAATGTCAAGAATGCAGCCGGCTGAGGGCATCTCTTGCTTCTATTTCAGAGTTTCATAAAGGTATCGAAGAGGTTGAGCCTCCCTCTACTCTTCTTGAAGGCATAATGTCCGGTATCAGAGAAGAAGACCATCTGTTTCAGCTGGGTCTTTGGGCAAAACTGGCGGTGTCAGCGGCGGCTGTCTTTGTTATGCTCGCTGGAGCGGGAGTTGGCAATTTCCTGGCAGAAAGATCAGTCCCCCGGGTAGATCCCCTCGAGGATGATATTTTCCGGGTGGAGTATCTTGCCAACTATCCGCCCGGTTCAACGGGACAGCTTATCGCGGCCTTAACAGAGGGAGGCGAATATGAACAGGAATAA
- a CDS encoding MBL fold metallo-hydrolase gives MGYRITVLGSGTIIPSARRKPTAIMFETDSEVILFDCGPSIPQAIVVNGFSLSELDRIFITHFHPDHTLGLGHIFSAVINDAGFPERKEFHLYAPEGIGEFIRKWHDLYPSNRKATRFFNVNEVHAGDRIEFSDLVISTGRAEHGAQKALMYRAEYKGSTFVFTGDTEFNQSVVEFAKGADILAAECSFPDDNPAAGHMTPSDVALLASRCGALRLLILHMYPSQREEDMKRSIRRRYDGEIIVGEDGMTLETDNTE, from the coding sequence ATGGGTTATAGAATTACTGTTCTCGGCTCAGGTACAATCATACCTTCTGCGAGAAGAAAACCGACCGCTATCATGTTTGAAACAGATAGTGAGGTTATCCTTTTCGATTGCGGTCCCTCCATTCCCCAAGCAATTGTAGTGAACGGGTTCTCGCTAAGTGAGCTGGACCGCATTTTTATTACGCACTTTCATCCTGACCACACCCTGGGCCTGGGACATATCTTCTCTGCGGTCATAAACGATGCCGGTTTTCCTGAAAGAAAAGAATTTCATCTATACGCCCCCGAGGGAATAGGGGAGTTTATCAGAAAATGGCACGATCTGTATCCATCCAATCGTAAAGCGACCCGTTTTTTCAATGTAAACGAAGTTCATGCCGGTGATAGAATTGAATTTTCAGATCTTGTCATTTCAACTGGGCGGGCTGAACACGGCGCACAGAAAGCGCTTATGTACAGGGCGGAATATAAAGGTTCAACTTTTGTTTTTACCGGAGATACGGAATTTAATCAGTCTGTTGTTGAATTCGCGAAAGGGGCGGACATACTTGCCGCCGAGTGTTCTTTTCCCGATGATAACCCCGCCGCGGGACATATGACCCCCTCTGATGTAGCGCTTCTGGCTTCCAGGTGCGGAGCTCTGAGACTGCTTATTCTGCATATGTATCCGTCCCAGAGGGAAGAAGATATGAAGAGGTCAATAAGGCGCAGATATGATGGAGAGATTATAGTGGGAGAAGATGGAATGACCCTTGAGACAGATAATACGGAATGA